In one window of Pseudomonas benzenivorans DNA:
- a CDS encoding TerC family protein: MTALDSLLTLSFLGTPGWFWLAFAAIVVALLVLDLGVLHREQHEIEMRESLLLYGGYFSVGMAFGAWIWWQLGATKALEFYTGLLVEQSLSMDNVFVMAVILSYFDIPRRYQHRVLFWGILGVVLLRALMIGLGTALIQRFDWVLYLFGAFLLLTGVKMLFTREERHPDLARNPLLNFLRRHLRVTDELHGGRFLVRLPEPGGGRLRLHATPLLLALVLIELADLVFAVDSVPAVFAISQDPFIVYTSNIFAILGLRALYFALASLMHRFVYLKYALALVLIFIGGKIFLHELLGPVPALLSLGVTLALLGGGVALSLLKTRTHTQDRHSS; encoded by the coding sequence ATGACCGCACTGGACAGCCTCCTCACCCTCTCCTTTCTCGGCACCCCCGGCTGGTTCTGGCTGGCCTTCGCCGCCATCGTCGTCGCCCTGCTGGTGCTGGACCTGGGGGTGCTGCACCGCGAGCAGCATGAAATCGAGATGCGCGAGAGCCTGCTGCTCTACGGCGGCTACTTCAGCGTGGGCATGGCGTTCGGAGCCTGGATCTGGTGGCAGCTGGGGGCGACCAAGGCCCTGGAGTTCTACACCGGTCTGCTGGTCGAGCAGTCGCTGTCGATGGACAACGTCTTCGTCATGGCGGTGATCCTCAGCTACTTCGACATTCCCCGTCGCTACCAACACCGGGTGCTGTTTTGGGGCATCCTCGGGGTGGTGCTGCTACGGGCGCTGATGATCGGCCTGGGCACCGCCCTGATACAGCGTTTCGACTGGGTGCTCTACCTGTTCGGCGCCTTCCTGCTGCTCACCGGGGTGAAGATGCTGTTTACCCGCGAGGAGCGGCATCCGGACCTGGCGCGCAACCCGCTGCTGAACTTCCTGCGCCGGCACCTGCGGGTCACCGACGAGCTGCATGGCGGGCGCTTTCTGGTGCGCCTGCCGGAGCCCGGCGGCGGCAGGCTGCGGCTGCATGCCACGCCGCTGCTGCTGGCCCTGGTGCTGATCGAGCTGGCCGACCTGGTCTTCGCCGTGGACAGCGTGCCGGCGGTGTTCGCCATCAGCCAGGACCCCTTTATCGTCTACACCTCGAACATTTTCGCGATTCTCGGCCTGCGCGCACTGTATTTCGCCCTGGCCTCGCTGATGCACCGCTTCGTCTATCTGAAATACGCCCTGGCACTGGTGCTGATCTTCATCGGCGGCAAGATTTTCCTGCACGAGCTGCTCGGCCCGGTGCCGGCGCTGCTGTCGCTGGGCGTAACCTTGGCGCTGCTGGGCGGCGGCGTGGCGCTGTCGCTGCTCAAGACCCGCACACACACCCAGGACCGTCACAGCAGCTGA
- a CDS encoding phosphate ABC transporter substrate-binding/OmpA family protein encodes MPRALQDRDRQPRNLNAALLLLGFIGSLLSGPISAALPVPADGSSVLRIQGSNTIGAKLGPALAKGLLEQQGVDAIDVRPGKAENEQRIVGTTDQGRSVIIEVAAHGSSTGFAALHSGSADLAASSRPIKAGEVAALAALGDMRSRDAEQVIAIDGLAIILHPSNPIEALRIDQLAQVFAGEIADWAQLGGRPGPINLYARDDNSGTYDTFKELVLAANGKNLAAGARRFESSERLSDLVSRDTQGIGFIGLPYIRQAKALAVAAGDSLAMPPSETLIATEDYPLSRRLFLYNQPALDNPWAKALIRFAHSPRGQAIVAQNGFIAQTVQAVQVKPDPAMPAAYQALARDAQRLSVNFRFQEGSASLDNKTGQDFARVLTFLKEQDKLRHKVVLVGFGDPKSDPARAELLSKLRAMAVRRELAKQGVIFRDIIGLGDELPVAVNDTDEGRIKNRRVEVWVY; translated from the coding sequence ATGCCGCGCGCCCTGCAAGATCGTGATCGCCAACCCCGGAACCTGAACGCAGCCCTGCTGTTGCTAGGCTTCATCGGCTCGCTCCTGTCCGGGCCGATCTCCGCCGCCCTGCCGGTTCCCGCCGACGGCAGCAGCGTGCTGCGCATCCAGGGCTCCAACACCATAGGCGCGAAGCTCGGACCGGCGCTGGCCAAGGGCCTGCTCGAACAGCAAGGCGTCGACGCCATCGACGTGCGACCGGGCAAGGCGGAGAACGAGCAGCGGATCGTCGGCACCACCGACCAGGGCCGCAGCGTGATCATCGAGGTGGCGGCCCACGGCTCCAGCACCGGCTTCGCCGCCCTGCACAGCGGCAGCGCCGATCTGGCGGCCTCCTCGCGGCCGATCAAGGCCGGCGAGGTCGCCGCCCTGGCGGCCCTCGGCGACATGAGGAGCCGGGACGCCGAGCAGGTCATCGCCATCGACGGCCTGGCGATCATCCTGCATCCAAGCAACCCCATCGAGGCGCTGCGCATCGATCAGCTGGCCCAGGTGTTCGCCGGCGAGATCGCCGACTGGGCGCAGCTCGGTGGGCGCCCGGGGCCGATCAACCTGTACGCCCGGGACGACAACTCCGGCACCTACGACACCTTCAAGGAGCTGGTACTGGCCGCCAATGGCAAGAACCTGGCCGCCGGCGCCCGCCGCTTCGAATCCAGCGAGCGCCTCTCCGACCTGGTCAGCCGGGACACCCAGGGCATCGGCTTTATCGGCCTGCCCTACATTCGTCAGGCCAAGGCCCTGGCCGTCGCCGCCGGGGATTCCCTGGCCATGCCGCCGAGCGAGACGTTGATCGCCACCGAGGACTACCCCCTGTCGCGACGGTTGTTCCTGTACAACCAGCCGGCGCTGGACAATCCCTGGGCCAAGGCCCTGATCCGCTTCGCCCATAGCCCGCGCGGACAGGCCATAGTGGCGCAGAACGGCTTCATCGCGCAGACCGTGCAGGCCGTGCAGGTCAAGCCCGACCCGGCCATGCCGGCGGCCTACCAGGCCCTGGCCAGGGACGCCCAGCGCCTGTCGGTGAACTTCCGCTTCCAGGAGGGCAGCGCCAGCCTGGACAACAAGACCGGGCAGGATTTCGCCCGGGTGCTGACCTTCCTCAAGGAGCAGGACAAGCTGCGCCACAAGGTGGTGCTGGTCGGGTTCGGCGACCCCAAGTCCGATCCGGCCCGGGCCGAGCTGCTGTCCAAGCTGCGTGCCATGGCGGTGCGCCGCGAACTGGCGAAGCAGGGAGTGATCTTCCGCGACATCATCGGCCTGGGCGACGAGTTGCCGGTGGCCGTCAACGATACCGACGAAGGGCGGATCAAGAATCGCCGGGTCGAAGTCTGGGTGTACTGA